One window of the Shewanella cyperi genome contains the following:
- a CDS encoding sugar dehydrogenase complex small subunit — MHTTFSAEPGFQQFISLSVLLTGFNRFELLGTGQADNYFQLVQQQCPDKLETLLALFSRAPAEPQPLNAFIEVQIMQSTELGPLARSLIKLWYLGQWDSIKGDDSFIPSPQAYQEGLVWQAIHAHPQGAKQQGFGAWAEPPATELSQPDLSREVAP; from the coding sequence ATGCATACCACCTTTTCGGCCGAACCCGGCTTTCAGCAATTCATTTCCCTCTCGGTGCTGTTGACCGGCTTCAACCGCTTCGAGCTGCTGGGCACGGGCCAGGCAGACAACTATTTCCAGCTCGTTCAACAGCAGTGCCCCGACAAACTGGAGACCCTATTGGCGCTGTTTTCCAGAGCCCCGGCCGAACCCCAACCCCTCAACGCCTTTATCGAAGTGCAGATAATGCAATCGACCGAACTCGGCCCCCTGGCCCGCAGCCTGATTAAACTCTGGTACCTGGGTCAATGGGACAGCATCAAGGGCGATGACAGCTTTATTCCCAGCCCTCAAGCCTATCAGGAAGGACTGGTGTGGCAGGCCATTCACGCCCACCCCCAAGGTGCCAAGCAACAGGGCTTTGGCGCCTGGGCCGAGCCACCGGCGACCGAGCTGTCACAGCCCGACCTGTCACGGGAGGTGGCGCCATGA
- a CDS encoding ROK family protein, with product MYTLTLDVGGTKALFELQGQGHTEQYKIPTGEGFNIRDLNEQIQAFEQDFNLSNYRLAIAVPGLVRDGTLVSCKSLPGLTGLNPEDIQCKGQLAFIVNDIEAGIEAVCDARHDCELLLMSGTGIGMAIALNGKVFRGASGFAGELGHCRVMTESGEFSLEQLASGESVRARKLSQGGDLYRAGSYLGMGLAWAVNLFNPNRIWLAGGMMNSADYFKGCVNSLRDLALPAPMANCQVNRVDDMETLVCRGLLALMRRRGLAD from the coding sequence ATGTACACATTAACGCTCGACGTGGGAGGCACCAAGGCGCTGTTTGAATTGCAGGGCCAGGGGCACACAGAACAATATAAAATTCCCACAGGTGAAGGTTTTAATATTCGAGATCTGAATGAACAGATCCAGGCCTTCGAACAGGATTTCAATCTCAGCAACTATCGCCTGGCCATTGCCGTGCCGGGTTTGGTGCGGGATGGCACCCTGGTCAGTTGTAAGTCCTTGCCCGGCTTAACCGGGCTCAATCCCGAAGACATCCAATGCAAGGGGCAATTAGCCTTTATCGTCAACGATATAGAAGCGGGGATCGAAGCCGTGTGCGATGCGCGTCACGACTGCGAGCTGTTGCTGATGTCGGGGACGGGCATAGGCATGGCCATCGCTCTCAACGGCAAGGTGTTCCGCGGTGCCAGCGGTTTTGCCGGTGAGCTGGGCCATTGCCGGGTGATGACGGAATCGGGGGAGTTCAGTTTGGAGCAATTGGCCAGTGGCGAGTCGGTGAGGGCCCGCAAACTGAGCCAGGGCGGGGATCTGTACCGGGCCGGCAGCTATCTCGGTATGGGGTTGGCCTGGGCGGTGAACCTGTTCAATCCCAACCGGATCTGGCTTGCCGGTGGCATGATGAACAGCGCCGATTACTTCAAGGGCTGCGTCAACAGCCTGAGGGATTTGGCGCTGCCGGCACCCATGGCCAACTGTCAGGTTAACCGGGTCGATGACATGGAAACCCTGGTGTGCCGCGGTTTGCTGGCCCTGATGCGCCGTCGCGGTCTGGCGGACTAA
- a CDS encoding GMC family oxidoreductase, whose protein sequence is MNFITPEQAAAREYDLVIVGGGISGALVAKQLTRAGKRCLIVEAGTGGGASYQGYLDFLATYHQATVKIPNAPYPVNPNAPEPLVTDTRRISEAQPDETGYFVQMGPLPFSSSYTTYLGGTTLHWLGTSLRMLPEDFKLKTLYGTNPDCTTEYRDWPIEYRDLEPWYRAAERELGVSAEVAEQTYLGVEFPPGYVYPMHALPKSWSDKYLARHVDGMQVQEDGKGYRLRVRGTPASRNSVPNQDYDGGLGYQPRGAVGNEAVGQRCMGNTSCVPICPIQAKYNALKTLSSADGERLDIVLQSVASKLIIDDASQEVTAVRFKHYASPDVPQFQEYEVRGKRYVLAAHAVANAVLLMASDACPGNPALGRHLMDHPELLTWGKAKEPLWPLRGPLATSGIEDLRAGSFRRNRAAFRMEMGNDGWLWPTGAPVSDVQTLVDEEQLYGPQLRQQLQTEVSRQFRFGILVEQLGEYDNRVSIDPAYVDAIGNYRPIIHYDLSPYTRNGFTRAYETAQAIFERAGIENASLYKPSDAGYFQWRNQALTFNGAGHFAGTHCMGDDPQSSVVNPKQRTWAHPNLYLVGCGNMVSMGTSNPTLTMSALTLWAAQNILDDLNGVTNAAP, encoded by the coding sequence ATGAACTTCATCACCCCAGAACAAGCGGCCGCCAGAGAATACGATCTGGTCATAGTCGGCGGCGGCATTTCCGGTGCCCTGGTCGCCAAGCAACTGACCCGGGCCGGCAAACGCTGCCTAATAGTGGAAGCGGGCACGGGCGGAGGTGCCAGCTATCAGGGCTACCTCGACTTCCTCGCCACCTATCATCAGGCCACGGTCAAGATCCCCAATGCGCCCTACCCTGTGAATCCCAACGCGCCCGAGCCCTTGGTGACGGACACCCGTCGTATCAGCGAGGCCCAACCGGATGAGACCGGCTATTTTGTGCAGATGGGGCCGTTGCCGTTTTCCTCTTCCTACACCACCTATCTGGGGGGCACCACACTGCACTGGCTGGGCACCTCGCTGCGGATGTTGCCGGAAGACTTCAAGCTGAAAACCCTTTATGGCACCAATCCCGATTGCACCACAGAGTATCGGGACTGGCCCATTGAATACCGCGATCTGGAGCCCTGGTACCGGGCGGCCGAGCGGGAGCTGGGGGTGTCGGCCGAGGTGGCCGAACAGACGTACCTGGGGGTGGAATTTCCTCCCGGCTATGTGTATCCCATGCACGCCCTGCCCAAGAGCTGGAGCGACAAGTACCTTGCCAGGCATGTCGATGGCATGCAGGTGCAGGAAGATGGCAAGGGTTACCGCCTCAGGGTCAGGGGTACCCCGGCCTCACGCAACAGCGTACCCAACCAGGATTATGATGGCGGCCTTGGCTACCAGCCCAGGGGCGCCGTCGGTAACGAAGCCGTGGGCCAACGCTGCATGGGCAACACCAGCTGCGTGCCCATCTGCCCCATTCAGGCCAAGTACAATGCCCTCAAGACCCTCAGCAGTGCCGATGGCGAACGCCTCGATATAGTGCTGCAGAGTGTGGCGTCGAAACTCATCATCGACGATGCCAGCCAAGAGGTGACTGCGGTGCGCTTCAAGCACTATGCCAGTCCGGATGTCCCCCAGTTTCAGGAGTACGAGGTACGAGGCAAGCGCTATGTGCTGGCGGCACACGCTGTGGCCAATGCCGTGCTGCTGATGGCCTCGGACGCCTGCCCCGGCAACCCTGCGCTGGGTCGGCATCTGATGGATCACCCCGAGCTGCTGACCTGGGGCAAGGCCAAGGAACCCCTGTGGCCACTGCGGGGGCCACTGGCCACCTCGGGCATTGAAGATTTGCGGGCCGGCAGTTTCCGCCGCAACCGCGCCGCCTTCCGCATGGAGATGGGCAATGACGGTTGGCTCTGGCCCACGGGGGCGCCCGTGTCCGATGTGCAAACCCTGGTGGATGAGGAGCAGTTGTACGGCCCACAGCTCAGGCAACAGTTACAGACCGAGGTCAGCCGCCAATTCCGCTTCGGAATATTGGTGGAGCAGCTTGGGGAGTACGACAACAGGGTCAGCATAGATCCCGCCTATGTGGATGCCATTGGCAACTACCGCCCCATCATCCATTACGATCTGTCGCCCTACACCCGCAATGGTTTTACCAGGGCATACGAAACGGCCCAGGCCATTTTCGAGCGGGCCGGAATAGAAAATGCCAGCCTCTACAAACCCAGCGACGCAGGGTATTTCCAATGGCGGAATCAGGCGCTGACCTTTAACGGTGCCGGCCATTTCGCAGGCACCCACTGCATGGGCGACGATCCCCAAAGCTCGGTGGTTAATCCCAAACAACGTACCTGGGCCCACCCCAATCTGTATCTGGTCGGTTGCGGCAACATGGTGTCCATGGGCACCTCCAACCCCACCCTGACCATGTCGGCCCTGACCCTGTGGGCGGCGCAGAATATTCTCGACGATCTCAACGGGGTGACCAATGCGGCACCTTGA
- a CDS encoding substrate-binding periplasmic protein, giving the protein MPKLLLLLLCLLSCAPRAAEVKVAAGVFIDIITEQGDGPYQQLLHKAAAEAGISLDERVYPLSRAVRIFGSGEALAIYGMTEAVLRSTPAEKILTSYPLGVYRLHLFTPKGKPRISSYSQLRGLLVGGVLGYEDYYRELTSQGIKLEFVADERHQLKRLQLGRVDAVVGFLPDWLDKLDQLEYDPAFAVLEGYDYMTVWANDEGRHFVDTISPVLCQMHARGDYRDILGQRFMTFDYQPSKVYEWQPPQGGCHLTQVGSD; this is encoded by the coding sequence ATGCCAAAACTCCTGCTTTTGCTGTTGTGCCTGCTCAGCTGTGCCCCTCGGGCCGCAGAGGTCAAGGTTGCGGCCGGAGTCTTTATCGACATTATCACTGAGCAAGGCGATGGTCCCTATCAGCAATTGCTGCACAAGGCCGCTGCTGAGGCCGGTATTTCACTGGATGAAAGGGTCTATCCCCTCAGCCGGGCGGTGCGGATCTTCGGCAGCGGCGAAGCCCTGGCCATTTATGGCATGACGGAGGCCGTGCTGCGTTCAACTCCGGCGGAGAAAATCCTGACCAGCTATCCCTTGGGGGTGTATCGCCTGCACCTGTTTACCCCCAAGGGCAAACCCAGGATCAGCAGTTACTCCCAGTTGCGGGGCCTATTGGTGGGTGGGGTGCTGGGTTATGAGGATTATTACCGGGAGCTGACGTCCCAAGGCATAAAACTGGAATTTGTCGCCGACGAGCGCCATCAACTGAAGCGGTTACAACTCGGGCGGGTGGATGCAGTGGTAGGTTTTCTGCCGGATTGGCTGGATAAGCTCGACCAGCTGGAGTACGACCCGGCCTTTGCCGTCCTGGAGGGCTATGACTACATGACAGTCTGGGCCAATGATGAGGGCCGGCACTTTGTCGACACCATTTCACCTGTGCTGTGCCAAATGCATGCCCGGGGCGATTATCGGGACATATTGGGGCAACGCTTTATGACCTTTGATTACCAGCCATCCAAAGTCTATGAATGGCAGCCACCGCAAGGCGGCTGCCATTTGACCCAAGTCGGATCCGATTGA
- a CDS encoding GMC family oxidoreductase: protein MRHLDWRKAASRRYDTLIVGSGFAGAIMAKQLVRAGHSVLLLEAGAGEPGSFEQHLGYVANFQQATAKTPNSPYPDSPNAPQPEVTDVARIPPGGVSAMGYFVQQGPYPFESNYTRRLGGTSLHWFGSCPRMLPEDFAMASRFGLGVDWPWTYEELQPFYSLAEAEIGVSADVAEQQFHGIHFPPGYQYPMHKVPQSFLDQWLMAGLDTLRLPPDGRAVQIRSIPQARNSVPNPEHADGAGYRPRGAVGDPAIGQRCMGNSSCIPICPIQARYNSLKTLQETQVDVLTRAVVSRLHIDKATGRITGLDCKVWHSDGSQDHQLVRLEADLYVLAANAIENAVLLLASNACGGSGMLGRNLMDHPAMLSWGLAPQSIGAFRGPGLTSTLVNYRGGSFRAERAGFVLEIGNWGWSWPKNEPVDSTTQFVDERGLFGTELRQQLGHTVPKQIRFDMMTEQLPNAGNRVSISDHWRDAMGNFRPVINYDVDDYSRAGLVAGRQLARELFEHLGIQDFTRFSPDDPGYFQWQNQGYSWSGVGHVAGTHRMGKSAKDSVVDRYQRAWDHPNLFVIGCGSMPTLGTSNPTLTMTALTFATAKHIIERNQ, encoded by the coding sequence ATGCGGCACCTTGATTGGCGCAAGGCCGCGAGCAGGCGTTACGACACCCTGATAGTGGGCTCGGGTTTTGCCGGTGCCATCATGGCCAAGCAATTGGTCCGGGCCGGCCACAGTGTGCTGTTGCTGGAAGCTGGCGCCGGCGAACCCGGAAGTTTTGAGCAGCACCTGGGCTACGTGGCCAACTTCCAACAGGCGACGGCGAAAACACCCAATTCGCCTTATCCCGATAGCCCCAACGCCCCCCAGCCGGAGGTGACCGATGTGGCCAGGATCCCGCCCGGCGGGGTGTCGGCCATGGGCTACTTTGTGCAGCAGGGGCCCTATCCCTTCGAAAGCAACTACACCCGGCGCCTGGGTGGCACCTCACTGCACTGGTTTGGCAGTTGCCCGCGGATGCTGCCGGAAGACTTTGCCATGGCCAGCCGGTTCGGTCTCGGCGTCGATTGGCCCTGGACCTATGAGGAACTGCAGCCCTTTTACAGCCTGGCGGAAGCCGAAATCGGCGTCTCGGCGGATGTGGCCGAGCAGCAATTTCACGGCATTCATTTTCCGCCCGGTTACCAGTACCCCATGCACAAGGTGCCCCAAAGCTTCCTCGACCAATGGTTGATGGCAGGTCTCGACACCCTGCGCCTGCCACCGGATGGTCGGGCGGTGCAGATCCGCTCCATTCCCCAGGCCCGCAACAGCGTCCCCAACCCGGAGCACGCCGATGGTGCCGGTTACCGGCCAAGGGGCGCCGTGGGCGATCCAGCCATCGGGCAGCGCTGCATGGGCAACTCCAGCTGCATCCCCATCTGCCCTATTCAGGCCAGATACAACAGTTTGAAAACATTGCAGGAAACCCAGGTCGATGTGCTCACCCGGGCAGTGGTGTCCAGGCTACACATAGACAAGGCCACCGGCAGGATCACCGGGCTGGATTGCAAGGTTTGGCACAGCGATGGGAGCCAGGATCACCAGCTGGTGCGACTGGAGGCCGACCTGTACGTGCTGGCGGCCAACGCCATAGAAAATGCGGTTTTGCTGTTGGCATCCAACGCCTGCGGCGGCAGCGGCATGCTGGGGCGCAATTTGATGGATCACCCGGCCATGCTGTCCTGGGGACTGGCGCCCCAAAGCATAGGTGCGTTCCGGGGCCCCGGGCTGACCTCTACCCTGGTGAATTACCGCGGTGGCAGCTTCCGCGCCGAACGGGCCGGTTTCGTGTTGGAAATAGGCAACTGGGGTTGGAGCTGGCCCAAAAATGAGCCGGTGGACAGCACCACTCAATTTGTCGATGAGCGGGGCCTGTTCGGCACCGAACTCAGGCAACAGCTGGGGCACACAGTGCCAAAGCAAATTCGCTTCGACATGATGACAGAGCAGCTGCCAAACGCCGGCAACAGGGTCAGCATCAGCGACCACTGGCGCGATGCCATGGGCAATTTCCGCCCGGTGATCAACTACGATGTGGACGATTACAGCCGTGCCGGTCTGGTGGCCGGCAGGCAGCTGGCCAGGGAGCTGTTTGAACACTTGGGTATTCAGGACTTCACCCGGTTCAGCCCCGATGATCCCGGTTATTTCCAATGGCAGAACCAGGGCTATAGCTGGTCCGGCGTTGGCCATGTGGCCGGCACCCATCGCATGGGCAAGAGCGCCAAAGACTCGGTGGTCGACCGCTATCAAAGGGCCTGGGACCATCCCAACCTGTTCGTTATCGGCTGCGGCAGCATGCCCACCCTCGGCACCTCCAACCCTACCCTGACAATGACGGCGCTGACCTTCGCCACCGCAAAACACATAATTGAAAGGAATCAATAA
- a CDS encoding M24 family metallopeptidase, giving the protein MTIGVGGKTQDEALATLSEMTAGTMPITAEEFAARIAKAQSLLRAQGLDALYINAGSNLYYFTGTRWYPSERMVGAVIPAEGPLEYIAPAFELDTLKGYMTIKGEVNTWHEDESPYALFGDLLKRLGYGKGRVGMDESAAFFISDGIRQVCPELELVSGKAVTAGCRMQKSAAELALMQRAKDMTLAVHRAAASILREGICVTEVEAFIDAAHRKVGAAGSSFCIVLFGEDTAYPHGVKNPKCLQQGDTVLIDTGCKLQGYNADITRTYVFGEPSPRQRQLWELEKQAQAAAFEAAQLGRPCGSVDKAARSVLEAAGFGPGYAVPGLPHRTGHGIGLDIHEWPYLVANDQTPLAEGMCFSNEPMLCVPGEFGVRLEDHFYMTQEGPRWFTQPSHSIDDPFGLNA; this is encoded by the coding sequence ATGACCATAGGTGTGGGTGGCAAGACCCAGGATGAAGCACTGGCAACATTGAGCGAGATGACGGCGGGCACCATGCCGATTACGGCAGAGGAATTTGCGGCCAGGATTGCCAAGGCTCAGAGCCTGCTGCGGGCCCAGGGCCTCGATGCCCTGTACATCAATGCCGGCAGTAACCTCTACTATTTTACCGGCACCCGCTGGTATCCCAGTGAGCGCATGGTCGGCGCTGTTATTCCCGCCGAGGGGCCGCTGGAATACATAGCGCCGGCCTTCGAGCTGGACACCCTCAAGGGCTATATGACCATCAAGGGTGAGGTCAACACCTGGCATGAAGATGAGAGTCCCTACGCCCTTTTCGGTGACCTGCTCAAGCGCCTCGGCTATGGCAAAGGCCGGGTCGGTATGGATGAGTCGGCGGCCTTTTTTATCAGCGACGGTATTCGTCAGGTCTGTCCCGAGCTGGAGCTGGTCAGTGGCAAGGCCGTTACCGCAGGGTGCCGGATGCAAAAATCAGCCGCGGAGCTGGCACTGATGCAGCGGGCCAAGGACATGACGCTGGCGGTGCACAGGGCCGCCGCCTCCATATTGCGCGAAGGCATCTGTGTCACCGAGGTGGAAGCCTTTATCGATGCCGCCCATCGCAAGGTTGGCGCCGCGGGATCCAGTTTCTGCATAGTGCTGTTTGGCGAGGACACGGCCTATCCACACGGGGTCAAAAATCCCAAGTGTCTGCAACAAGGGGACACAGTGCTGATAGACACGGGCTGCAAGCTGCAGGGCTATAACGCGGACATCACCCGCACCTATGTGTTCGGCGAGCCCAGCCCCCGTCAGCGTCAGTTGTGGGAGTTGGAAAAGCAGGCCCAGGCCGCCGCCTTTGAAGCCGCGCAATTGGGCCGTCCCTGCGGCAGCGTCGACAAGGCCGCCCGCAGTGTGCTTGAGGCGGCCGGCTTTGGCCCGGGTTACGCTGTGCCCGGACTGCCACACAGAACCGGTCACGGCATAGGCCTGGATATCCACGAATGGCCCTATCTGGTGGCCAACGACCAGACCCCGCTCGCCGAGGGCATGTGTTTCTCCAATGAGCCCATGCTGTGCGTACCGGGGGAGTTCGGTGTGCGTCTGGAAGATCACTTCTATATGACACAGGAAGGTCCACGCTGGTTTACCCAGCCCTCCCACTCCATAGACGATCCTTTCGGCCTTAATGCCTGA
- a CDS encoding Flp family type IVb pilin, whose amino-acid sequence MKSRVRGQGMTEYIIIVALIAVAAIGVYSFFGKTIRNQVAGLSAEMSGQSASGNIGAAQSSASAGAGVANKDYNLGSYDKGANSSAGGSSTGGGGATQD is encoded by the coding sequence ATGAAAAGCAGAGTTCGCGGCCAAGGCATGACCGAATATATCATCATAGTTGCACTGATTGCCGTTGCAGCCATAGGTGTATACAGCTTTTTCGGAAAAACCATCCGCAATCAGGTAGCTGGGCTATCAGCTGAAATGTCCGGTCAAAGTGCATCGGGTAATATTGGTGCCGCGCAGAGCTCGGCGTCCGCAGGTGCCGGCGTGGCCAACAAGGATTACAACCTGGGCAGTTACGATAAGGGCGCCAATAGCAGCGCCGGCGGAAGCAGTACCGGTGGTGGTGGTGCGACTCAGGATTAA
- a CDS encoding Flp family type IVb pilin produces the protein MFQRKIRGQGMTEYIIIVALIAVAAIGVYSFFGKTIRNQVAGLSAEMSGTSASTNIEAAGKAAGDGAAVANKDYNLGSYDKAANSSAAGTK, from the coding sequence ATGTTCCAACGTAAAATCCGTGGTCAGGGTATGACCGAATATATTATTATCGTGGCGCTTATTGCCGTTGCTGCCATAGGTGTTTATAGCTTCTTTGGTAAAACGATCCGCAACCAGGTTGCCGGTCTGTCGGCAGAAATGTCCGGAACCAGTGCATCCACCAATATTGAAGCGGCAGGCAAGGCTGCTGGTGACGGTGCAGCTGTGGCCAACAAAGACTATAACCTGGGCTCATACGATAAGGCTGCCAACTCTTCGGCTGCTGGTACTAAGTAA